A window of Pan paniscus chromosome 16, NHGRI_mPanPan1-v2.0_pri, whole genome shotgun sequence genomic DNA:
TTGCAAGGGAGCGGCAGTGGGGTGTGTTTTCAGCAGGTCCCACTGCTGCCTTGAATAAAATCAGACTCTGTTGGTGAGGAAAGAGGGGGATGGATGTGGGACTGGCAGCTCAGGGGAGGGACAACTTACTCTCGGGACCACGGGGCAGGGGGTGGAGCAGAGAAGGCAGAGCCACCAGCAGACGGGGTCCTGCAGCTGGGCCTCAACAGGCAGTATGGAAGTGAGTGTCCAAGGTGAGGAACGTGGCTGTGCAAGGTCCCCAGGTTGGACAGTGGCAGAGGATGTAAAGGACTGGAGCAGTGCCAAGGCTGGTGTGGGGATGGAGAGCAGGGGCTGTCCATTGATGCCCCATTTCTTGTCCAGACATTCTCTGAGCCATTGGGAAGGGTGTGGATGGTGGGACCGTGTGTCAGTGGCCCCTGGACACACTGGGCCCTGAAGGCTCAGGCAGCGGCTCCTCCAGCCATGAGCTCTTCAATGAGGCTGACTTCATCCTGCGCCACCTGGCCGCATGCCCTTCACCCGCCTCATCACCCAAGCCAACCCCAGGAAGGAGCAGAGGGAGCTGGTCTTTCATTCTCTTCCCAAGGCTGAAGCCCCAGCCCCCGGTCacccctcactccagcctgggccaccctGGACACTTATGGTCCTCCTCTTTGGGTCCCTGGCTGTGGTAATAGGCCTCAGGTCACGTTCAGTTTCCCTGAGGGGAAGGTGGCAGGAGCCACGGCTGGGTTTGCATGCTAGCAGCAGCTGGCATGGATCGAGCTCTTCGGATGTGCCGGGCACGGGCCGAGCCTGCACATGCAAGAACACATGCAGTCCTCCCTCCAGGacatggcagaggcaggattgtCGCTCCCACTTCACAGAGGAGGacgctgaggttcagagaggccaaATGAGCTGCCCAGGCATCTCAGCTAGGATGCAGAGGGTCTGGGCACCCAACCCACTAAACCTCCACACTCTGCCACCCCTCCAGGGGCAGTCAGAGGGGAAGCTACATAGGAGAGGGGGTGGGTGAGAACCAGGAGGACAGCAAGGAGGCGACGGTGGAGGTCTGCCTTCATCCTGACATGGGCAGTAAGGCATCCTGACATGGGCAGTAAGGCGCTGTTCTGGGAGGGTTCTGGCAGAGAGGGTGTCTTTGGGTCTTGGGCGGTGGGCACCTGGGTGCCAGTCCCAGGCTGAGCGCCATGGCCCCTAGGTGTGCAGAGGCAGAGTGTGTACTGCTCGGAGCGGCAGGCAGGGCCCGTGGACGAGCAGCACTGTGACCCCCTGGGCCGGCCCGATGACTGCCAGAGGAAGTGCAGCCAGCCGCCCTGCCCTGCCAGGTGAGCccgcccccatcccccaccaactccccacccccaggcatCCTGGGTCTGCCACAGGCCCCTACATCTGGGTCCCCGGAGGCCCTGGGgaggagcagagggagccggGCTTTCATTCTCTTCCCAAGGCTGAAGCCCCAACCCCCGGTCACccctcaccccagcctgggccagccTGGACACGTATGGTCCTCCTCTTTGGGTCCCTGGATGTGGAAATAGGCCTCAGGTCATGCTCAGTTTCCCTGAggggagggtggcaggagtggaggggCTGTGCCTTGTCACCAGACTTTGAGGGCAGGACACTTACCTGAGCTTGGAGCTCTGGAGAATCATCCACTGGCTTCTGGCACTGTCCAAACCCCGAGGTCCTGGAAACCCAGCCTGGCCCTCCCTGCTGGTGAGCCTGCCAATGCCACCTGTCTGATGCCATACTGATGAGACCTGTGTGCCCTCAGCAGGTGGTGGGCAGGTGAGTGGCAGCTGTGCTCCAGCTCCTGCGGGCCTGGGGGCCTCTCCTGCCAGGCTGTGCTCTGCATCTGCAGCGTGGGGCTGGATGAGCAGAGCGCCCTGAAGCCACCCGCCTGTGAACACCTTCCCTGGCCCCCTACTGAAACCCCTTGCAACCACCACGTGCCCTGTCCAGCCACCTAGGCTGTGGGGAACTGGTCTCAGGTGAGTGTGGGATGGGAGGGGGCCcgcctccagctccacccttgGTCTTCAGCTACGGGGAGGCAGACAGCCTTCCTGGAGACCTTGTGGGTGGGAGGGAACCTGGGCATTCCAGGGTCCAGCCCCTGACTCTAAAGCCTCAGGGATCAGGAAGCCCCTGGCAAGCATGGCCACAGTCATGGCCTTGAGCTGGGAAGGGCCAGAGAGGGCGGGCTGGGGTCTCTGCCACTCTGACATCAGGCAGTGGACAGGTTACCCAGCCTTGCCCCAGTGTCCCCTGGCAGcctgcctcccaggctaagcccctCACCCTGGCTTCCCCGCAGTGCTCAGTGACATATGAGGAAGGGACTCAGCACCGAAATGTCCTCTGCATCAGTGACACCGGTGTCCCCTGTGACGAGGCCCAGCAGCCAGCCAGCGAAGTCACCTGCTCTCTGCCACCCTGTCGGTGGCCCCTGGACACACTGGgccctgaaggctgaggcagcggcTCCTCCAGCCACGAGCTCTTCAACGAGGCTGACTTCATCCCGCGCCACCTGGCCCCACGCCCTTCACCCGCCTCATCACCCAAGCCAGGCACCATGGGCAACGCCATTGAGGAGGAGGCTCCAGAGCTGGACCTGCCGGGGCCCGTGTTTATGGACGACTTCTACTACGACTACAATTTCATCAGCTTCCACGAGGATCTGTCCTACGGGCCCTCTGAGGAGCCCAATCTAGACCTGGCGGGGACAGGGGATCGGACGCCCCCACCACACAGCCGTCCTGCTGCGCCCTCCACGGGTAGCCCCGTGCCTGCCACAGAGCCTCCTGCAGCCAAGGAGGAAGGGGCACCGGGACCTTGGTCCCCGAGCCCTTGGCCTAGTCAGGCCGgccgctccccacccccaccctcagagCAGACCCCTGGGAACCCTTTGATCAATTTCCTGCCTGAGGAAGACACCCCCATAGGGGCCCCAGATCTTGGGCTCCCCAGCCTGCCCTGGCCCAGGGTTTCCACTGATGGCCTGCAGACGCCTGCCGCCCCTGAGAGCCAAAATGATTTCCCAGTTGGCAAGGACAGCCAGAGCCAGCTGCCCTCTCCATGGCAGGACAGGACCAATGAGGTTTTCAGATGATGAGGAACCCGAGGGCTGCGGAGCACCCCACCTGCCCCCGAGACCCAGCCCCACGCTGCCCACTTTGTACCCGGTCAGCAGCACCCACTCCTCTCCTAGTCCTGACGTGGCGGAGCTGTGGACAGGAGGGACAGTAGCCTGGGAGTCAGCTCTGGAGGGTGGCCTGGGGCCTGTGGATAGTGAACTGTGGCCCACTGTTGGGgtggcttctctccctcctcctcccatagCCCCTCTGCCAGAGATGAAGGGCAAGGACAGTCCCCTGGAGCCGGGGACTCCCACCTTCCCAACCCCAGGACCAGGCTTATGGGACCTTCAGACTGTGGCAGTGTGGGGGACCTTCCTCCCCACAACCCTGACTGGCCTCGGGCACACGCCTGAGCCTGCCCTGAACCCAGGACCCAAGGGTCAGCCTGAGTCCCTCAGCCCTGAGGTGCCCCTGAGCTCTAGGCTGCTGTCCACGCCAGCTTGGGACAGCCCTGCCAACAGCCACAGAGTCCCTGAGACCCAGCCGCTGGCTCCCAGCCTGGCTGAAGCGGGGCCCCCCGCGGACCCGCTGGTTGTCAGGAATGCCAGCTGACAAGTGGGAAACTGGAGCGAGGCAAGTGGTGTGGGCTGGGCGGACAGGGAGTTTGCGTGGGACCTTGGtggctgtttcctcatctgaaaatgagcAGAGTGGGACACAGGCGCCGTCTGTCTCGCCTTCCTTGGGGCGGGGGTTCCCAGGATTAGGGGAATGAGGGGACCTGGGGCCCATTCCTGGGCAGCACAGGGGGCCTCAGGGAAGGCAGGGGCAGGCACACTCTGGCAGCACAGCATGCCCCAGGATGGAGCTGGCTCAGACAGCTGCGCAGTGGGGAGGGTCCCTGTGTGGCCGCCAGGCCCAGTCCTGCCCAACAGGCAGCAGCTTCCCTGAGGCTCTGCCTGGCTCCTCCAGGCTGGACTCAGCCCACTGCTACCTGGCTCTGCCCTCAGTGGCTCCACCCTCCTTTGGCAGTGACCTGCAGACGTCTGAGCTGCATGAAAGAAGCTGGCTAGTGCCCCCTCCCTGGGTCCCCAGATGGTCGCTGCAGGAGAAGCAAGCTTCTGCTCAGATTCCTAATTTTGGGGTGGGAAGGGGCAGGCTGAAGCCCACAGGGCCTGTTTTGCGCGGGGATAGCCAGCGATTTGGCTGCTGGTACCAGGACCCAGCCTTCCTTCCCTGGTGCCTCTGGGAAGCGACGAGGCTGGTCAGGATAGCTGGTCAGGGGTGCCCACAGGGTCTCCTCCCCCGAACCTCTGCACCAATGACACTGGAACACAGGCCCTTTGTCCCATGTGAGCAGGGACGGCTGCTTGCTGGGGGGATTTGACTTTTCATTCTCATGGTCTTcctgggaggtgggtggaggagCCTATTTTGcaagtaaggaaactgaggcccagaagaggGTCCCTGTCTTGCTGAGGTCTTGCTAGCCTAGGTGGGTAGTTTCCTGGCTGTGGAGGCCTGGCGAGGATGGGATCTGCCTGGCTTTCACGGGTCTGTGCCCCGTAGTGCTCTACCACCTGTGGCCTGGGTGCCCTCTGGAGGCCGGTGCGCTGTAGCTCCAGCCGGGATGAGGACTGCGACCCTGCTGGCCGGCCCCAGCCTGCCCGCCGCTGCCACCTGTGGCCCTGTGCCACCTGGCACTCAGGCAACTGGAGTAAGGTGCATGAGGATGGAGCCAGGACAGGCATCCCCAGGGCATGGGGTGGAGCCCTGGTTCCCCACGGCCTGTGTTCCGAGAgcggcagggaaggggagggctcCAGGCTGCATGTCTACGTGCCTGATCGCACCGGATTCCGAATCTCTTGGGAGTCATCTCATCTTTGTCTGGCTTGACCTGTCTCCTTTCCTCTGTATCTTTGACCCCATCTGGACTTGttcctccctttctctgtctgtcccaGCCCATGGCAGCCCCTGGCCATGCCACCTTTTGCCTGGggcctgccagccttggcctctcgcTGGGGCTCTTCAGGGATTTGCCCCCGGCTGGGGCGTGGGTCTGATGCCTTTCCTGCCACACGCCTCACGGGGTCATGCCTGTGGGCCTGCACGTGGGGATGTGTCCACACAAGTCTCTCGGTCCCCAGTGCTCCCACAGCTGTGGCAGAGGTTCCTCAGTGTGGGACATGCAGCATGTGGACACGTGGGACCTCCGGCCACTGTGGCCCTTCCGTTGTCAGCCTGGACCTGCCAAGCTGCCTGTGCACTGGCCCTGCGGGgcccagccctgcctcagctgGTACATGTCTTCCTGGAGGGAGGTGAGGCCTGGGCGTTGAGTTGGGGGGAGGGGACACCCTCAGACCCTGGCTGTGCCCTGACTCCTTCCCTGCCCACCCAGTGCTCCGAGGCCTGTGGCGGTGGTGAGCAGCAGCGTCTGGTGACCTGCCCAGAGCCAGACCTCTGCGAGGAGGCACTGAGACCCAACACCACCCGGCCCTGCAACACCCACCCCTGCACACAGTGGGTGGTGGGGCCCTGGGGCCAGGTGAGCCAGGCTGCAGGGGGGAGCAGGGAGCAAGTGCTTGGTAGCGCCTGGTCAGTCCTGGGTTGGGTGAAGGAGCTGTGGAGTGTGTGCTGTGAGCCAGGCTCTCTGTGGCCCCTGCACATGCAGCAGTCAGTGGACGAAGCCCTGCCATGCTGGTGCTCACACCTGACAGGGAGAAACAGACAAGGAAAGGGCACGTGTGCTGTGATGTCAGGGAAGGCCTTCCGAGGAGGGGTCTGGGGTCGAGACCCGAGGGAGGAGTCAGTGATGCCAAGGACAGGGATCGAGGGGACAGCAGGTgtgaagtctgaggcaggaatgaTGAGCTTGGGGAGATCAGGGCGCCCAGCAAAGGCCAGCGGCAGAAGGGGGCAGAAGAGGGGCCTCGGATGGGCAGGACACCTTCTGCTGGGCCTGTTTGCAACTGAGGGGTTCAGAAATGTCAGATTTGGGCCCTGAGCTGGGTCCGGGAGTCAGCTGGGCCAGCGTTTGAGTCTTTGTCCGACTGGCTGCTGAGTGACTCTGGGCAGGTTGCTTTGCTTTGCTgggtcagttttctcatctgtaaaattgggacgCTTTGGGAGAGGAGGGTCAGGAGGATTAAATGGAGGAACGCAACAAAGCACAGGGCCGGGCACAGCACGACACTGGCACAGACTCAGCACATGTTTAGGGCTTTCAGACCTGCACCTGTTAACAACAAAGCCTGGCGGGCTGGGCCCCGGCTGTGAAATTGTCTCCACCCCTCCTGCCCATGGGCTGCGGCAGGTCCTCTGCCCTGTCCCTCGGGCACAGCGGTGTCTCGCCCACGTCTCTGCTCACTGCTGCATCAGGGCTCCGTCCCGGGGCCCCTGCCCAGGCCTCTCAGGCATGTCCCGTGTGAGGGGCTCACTGCCCTGCCGCCCCAAGGGCTGTCCCATGGTTCTCATGCCCCTTCCCTCTGCAGCAGCCGATCCCACAAGTGAGAGTGGGGTTccagcaccaagtgggctctagGAATGGGAACAGGTCCTCCAGGAGGCACTGAGAGGGCGGCTGGGAGCAGGGGCAGGCCAGTCAGGCACAGGGCACAGGGacggcttcccagaggaggtgtcCCTGCCCCCACTGCTAGGGCTGGCCCTGGAGACACTCATTCCTCCCCTGCTCCCCCCAGTGCTCAGGCCCCTGTGGTGGTGGCATCCAGTGGTCACACACTGGTCAAGTGTGTCAACACCCAGACGGGGCTACCCGAGGAAGACAGTGACCATGTGGCCACGAGGCCTGGCCTTGTGAGCTCCCGGCTGT
This region includes:
- the LOC103784671 gene encoding LOW QUALITY PROTEIN: A disintegrin and metalloproteinase with thrombospondin motifs 7-like (The sequence of the model RefSeq protein was modified relative to this genomic sequence to represent the inferred CDS: inserted 2 bases in 1 codon; deleted 1 base in 1 codon; substituted 4 bases at 4 genomic stop codons), which encodes MGEPPVYLLEPRNDGGKEGAQGQLTPPPPADTLPRVQAQGGSGSPKPQENLGHSFFPARPRCHGFELDPSPLPFFLVRPPACPNQDCMLIPAIWPGTTYPESTQTGELEGFCLPISPAWLEAPGPMGPASFHASAQVVAAWVIPSPACLHGSILPSHCCPPEGPKPSSRTAVSCGRAGQHARALLLLSRCSGRLRSSSHVWSLCLDDPPAKDIIDFPSMLPGVLYDVSHQCRLQYGAYSAFCEDMDNVCHTLWCSVGTTCHSKLDAAVDGTRCGENKWCLNGECIPVGFQPEAMDGGWSGWSAWSICSRSCGVGIQRAKQQCLQPMPKYKGRYCVGKRFRLCNLQACPAGHPSFRHVQCSHFDAMLYKGQLHTWVPMVNDVNPCELHCRPANEYFAEKLRDAVVDGTPCYQVRASRDLCINGICKVTWGCDFEIDSGAMEDRCGVCHGNGSTCHTVSRTFEEAEGLGYVDVGLIPASTREVRIQELAEAANFLALQSEDPEKYFLNGGWTIQXNGDYQVAGTTVTYARRGNWENLTSPGPTKEPVWIQLLFQESNPVVHYEYTIHGEAGGHGEVPPPEFSWHYGPWTKCTVTCGRGVQRQSVYCSERQAGPVDEQHCDPLGRPDDCQRKCSQPPCPARWWAGEWQLCSSSCGPGGLSCQAVLCICSVGLDEQSALKPPACEHLPWPPTETPCNHHVPCPATXAVGNWSQCSVTYEEGTQHRNVLCISDTGVPCDEAQQPASEVTCSLPPCRWPLDTLGPEGXGSGSSSHELFNEADFIPRHLAPRPSPASSPKPGTMGNAIEEEAPELDLPGPVFMDDFYYDYNFISFHEDLSYGPSEEPNLDLAGTGDRTPPPHSRPAAPSTGSPVPATEPPAAKEEGAPGPWSPSPWPSQAGRSPPPPSEQTPGNPLINFLPEEDTPIGAPDLGLPSLPWPRVSTDGLQTPAAPESQNDFPVGKDSQSQLPSPWQDRTNEVFXDDEEPEGCGAPHLPPRPSPTLPTLYPVSSTHSSPSPDVAELWTGGTVAWESALEGGLGPVDSELWPTVGVASLPPPPIAPLPEMKGKDSPLEPGTPTFPTPGPGLWDLQTVAVWGTFLPTTLTGLGHTPEPALNPGPKGQPESLSPEVPLSSRLLSTPAWDSPANSHRVPETQPLAPSLAEAGPPADPLVVRNASXQVGNWSECSTTCGLGALWRPVRCSSSRDEDCDPAGRPQPARRCHLWPCATWHSGNWSKCSHSCGRGSSVWDMQHVDTWDLRPLWPFRCQPGPAKLPVHWPCGAQPCLSWYMSSWRECSEACGGGEQQRLVTCPEPDLCEEALRPNTTRPCNTHPCTQWVVGPWGQCSGPCGGGIQGHTLVKCVNTQTGLPEEDSDHVATRPGLVSSRLCGTEDCEPVEPPRCERDRLSFGFCETLCLLGRCQLPTVRTQCCRSCSPPSHGAPSRGHQRVTRH